Genomic segment of Bartonella bacilliformis KC583:
CAAAAATTTAATGAAATATTAAAAAAACAACAGTTGGTTAACAATACTATAAAAACACAACAACCAAATTTAAAATATCCTTTTCGTGTTACTCTCGATCCTGGTCATGGTGGAATTGATAGTGGTGCGCAGGGTATTACTGGTATTTTAGAAAAAGATATAACTCTAGCTTTCGCACTTGCATTGCGAGATGAGTTAGAAAAAAATACTGATATCGACGTTATGTTAACACGCGATTCTGATGTATTTTTACGATTAAACGAAAGAATTAAAAAAGCACAAAAATTTGGTGCTGACCTTTTTATATCAATTCATGCAGATACTATTAATACTCCCTCTTTGCGTGGTGCTACAGTGTATACTATCTCTGATAAGGCATCTGATGCGATGGCAAAAACTTTAGCTGAGAGTGAAAACAAAGTCGATCTTCTTGATGGATTACCTGCGGAAGAACTTCCTGAAGTCGCAGATATTTTAATTGATCTTACTCAACGTGAAACTCACACATTTTCAGTTAATTTTGCTGATCGTGTTATTTTAAATCTATCAAACAGTAATATTCATTTGATTAATAATCCTCATCGATATGCTGATTTTCAAGTTTTAAAAGCTCCCGATGTACCTTCTGTGCTGATAGAGATAGGTTATTTATCTAATAAAGAGGATGAAGAATTATTGAGTGATCCTCAATGGAGAAAAAAAATGGCAGCTTCTATTGCTCATGCTATTCTTCAGTTTTCTCAATATCAACAAAAGATTATGCAAGCTCTTTAAAGTAAATAAAAATAAAGTGTTAGTGTTAAATTTAAATATAAATAGAATAAAATGACAAAAATAGTCTTGCATTTATATTAATTCAGTAACAATTATGCTTTATGAATAACAGAGCACTGTAGGTTTCACTTACCATACACATACAAAGCGATACCCATTTTAATGATGATTTTTTTTAGATATTTTTTTCGTTCTCTTATCACTGTTGGATTTTGTGGAAGTGTATTATTGTTAATAATAACAACTAGTCAAGCTAATGGCCTTCCTGATTATAAGGTTCTTTCGCTGTATGAACCGCCTGTGATGACGCGTATACATGCGACTGATGGCAATCTTATGGCAGAGTTTGCAACAAAAAATCGCCTTTATTTACCAATTCGATCAATTCCAAATCTTCTTAAAGAAGCTTTTATTTCAGCTGAAGATAAAAATTTTTATAATCATTTTGGTTTAGATCCTGAAGGGCTTTCTAGGGCTTTAATCAGTAATATCATTCATATGGGTTCTGGTCGACGTCCAGAGGGAGCATCAACCATTACACAGCAAGTTGCTAAAAACTTTTTATTAAATTCAGATCCAACATTTGAACGTAAATTGAAAGAAGCTATTCTTGCAATGCGTATTGAAAGGACTTATTCAAAAGATCATATTCTGGAATTGTATCTTAATGAAATTTATCTTGGTCGTGGCACATATGGTGTTGCGTCAGCTTCATTAAATTATTTTAATAAATCTGTCGATGAGCTTACTTTAGAGGAATGCGCTTATCTTGCTGCTCTTCCTAAAGCTCCTGCAAATTACGATCCGTTCAGACATACACAACGGGCTATTGAGCGGCGTAATTGGGTTATAGATCGGATGATTGTTAATAGATATATAACATTAGAGCAAGGCGAACAAGCTAAAGAAAAGCCTTTAGGGGTAGTCCTACGTGGGCGTGATAGCTACGTTTTTGCTGCTGATTATTTTACTGAGGAAGTTCGCCGTGATTTAATGAATCGTTATGGAGCTAAAGCACTGTATGAAGGCGGGCTTTCAGTGCGTACAACGCTTAATCCGCATTTGCAGCTTATTGCGCGGCGTGCTTTGCAAAATGGCTTAATTAAATTTGATCACGCACAAGGATGGCGTGGAGCCTATAAACATATTGATAATCAAAAAGAAAAAGATTGGGGTATAGCGCTCGCAGATATTTCTAAGTTGAGTGATGTGCCCGAATGGGATTTAGCAGTTGTTCTTTCTGCGAAAGATGACAAAATAGAAATTGGTTTACAACCACAACGTGAAGCGTCAGGTTTATTATCAAAAAAACGAGAAATTTATGAATTGTCTACAGAACATTCAAAATGGGCATTAAAGGTTATTGATAAAAATGGTCATTTCGAAACTGTCAAAAATTTATCTGATGTTCTGCATATTGGAGATGTTATTTTCGTCGAAAAATTATCCGATGCAGACAATATTTATAGCTTACAACAAATACCTAAAGTTGAAGGCGCAATTGTTGCAATGGATCCTCATACAGGTCGAGTTCTTGCAATGGTAGGTGGTTTTTCTTTCGCTATATCTGAATTTAACCGTGCAACACAAGCTTACCGTCAGCCTGGTTCTGCCTTCAAACCTTTCGTCTATGCAGCAGCTCTTGATATCGGATATACACCAGCATCAGTCATATTAGATGCTCCTGTTGAAATTCGCCAAAGTGATGGCACAGTTTGGCAACCTAGAAATTATGGTGATACATTTGCAGGACCTTCAACATTACGTTATGGTATTGAGTATTCTCGTAATTTGATGACTGTTCGCCTCGCTAATGATATGGGAATGAAACTGGTTTCTGAATATGCAGAGCGTTTTGGTGTTGCAAGTAAATTACCACCTTATCTTCCTATGGCTTTGGGAGCTGGTGAAACAACAGTTTTAAAAATGGTAACAGCTTATTCAGTTATTGCAAATGGAGGGCGCTCTCTTCAACCTTCTCTTATAGATCGTATTCAAGATCGTTATGGAAGAACGATATACCGTCATGATAACCGCCTGTGTGAAAATTGTAATGTTCAATCATGGGATTATCAGAGTGAACCCAAATTGATTGATGAGCGAGACCAAGTTCTTGATCCTATGACAGCTTATCAGATTACTTCAATGATGGAAGGAGCTGTTAAGCGTGGTACGGCTGCAAGTTTGGGTTACCTTAATCGGCACATTGCTGGCAAAACAGGTACAACTAATGATTCTAAAGATACGTGGTTTATAGGATTTACGCCTGATCTTGTAGTTGGTGTTTTTTTGGGGTACGATCAACCAGCTTCACTAGGAAACAGGGGAACAGGAAGTGCGTTAGTAGTACCTATTTTTGGTGAGTTTATGCAAAATGCCCTAGAAGACAAACCAGATGTTCCGTTTAAAGTACCAGATGATATGATTTTAATGGCAATTAATCGTAAAACAGGCATGCTTGCTGTAAAAGGGGACACTGATGTTATCATAGAAGCATTTAAACCAGGAACTGGTCCTGCTGATATATATCAGGTTATTGGTGGAACAAATTCTTTTCAAGAGGGCGTACCTACAGTAACAACGTCTCCGCAAGTTAATAAAGCTCTTGAAAGTGGTACTGGTGGATTGTATTGAATGAGTGTATATACGAGCATTAGTCACTTTGGATGGTCCTGTAATAAATGATAGTAATAGAAAATTTATGTAGTCATAAGCTGTTATAGCGATATTCACTTATTTCTATAATTAGATTAAGATCAGTAAATTGACGAAAGATGGTAACATCCTCTATTAAGAAATGTAGAATATAGAGATGTTGTAGTAGTAAAATAAAGACTGAGAATGCTAAATTATGCGAGCAGAAATAGAAACATTAGTTGATGAAATTCAGCAAGCACTTCAGTTGCTAAGGAGGCATCTTTGACTGGGATCAGTCATTGAAACGCCTTGAATATCTTAATCAAAAGGCAGAAGATCCATCGCTTTGGGATAATGCACAACAAGCGCAAGATATGATGCGTGAGCGTCAATCCCTTGAGGATTCGATTAACAGCATTGAATTATTTACGCAAAAACTCGAAGAATCTATTGAATTAATCGCAATGGGTGAAGAAGAACGTGATGTAGATGTTATTGCTGACGCAGAAAATACAATACGTGAATTAAAAAATGAGATAGATAAACGTCAAATTGATATACTTCTTTCAGGAGAAGCAGATTCCAATGATACTTATTTAGAAATTCACGCTGGAGCTGGTGGTACAGAAAGCCAAGATTGGGCTGCCATGCTTCTACGCATGTATATTCGTTGGGTTGAACAGCATAAAATGAAGGTTGAAGTCTTAGAAATTAATGATGGAGAAGAAGCGGGTATAAAATCAGCAACCATTCTCATAAAAGGGCATAATGCCTATGGTATGATAAAAACAGAGTCAGGAGTTCATCGTTTGGTGCGCATTTCACCATATGATTCAAATGCAAGACGCCATACCTCTTTTGCAAGTGTTTGGGTTTATCCCGTTGTTGATGATAATATTAAAGTTGATGTATCAGAGTCTGATGTGCGTATTGATACATATCGTGCATCAGGAGCTGGAGGACAACATGTCAATACAACGGATTCTGCAGTTCGCATCACTCATATAAAAACAGGTATTGTTGTTCAATGTCAAACGGAGCGTTCTCAGCATAAAAATAGAGCAACAGCTTGGTCTATGTTACGCGCACGTCTTTATGAAGAAGAGCTTAAGAAGCGTGAAGAAGAGACCAATGCCGTTGAAGCTTCTAAAACAGAAATTGGATGGGGGCACCAAATTAGATCTTACGTTCTTCAGCCCTATCAGCTGGTTAAAGATTTACGCACAGGAATTGAAAATACTGATCCGCAATCTGTGCTTAATGGTGATTTAGATAGATTTATAGAAGCAGCACTTGCCCAGCGAGTTTATGGAAAAGAGCAAATGATTGAAGATATTAATCTATAATATTTAAATTTTCTTGCTATGATCATTTACTTTATCAGCCTTAATTTATTACAATTAATCTTATCAATTAAATTTACAAAAAAGCACCCATACTCAATAATTGAATTATAAAATATTATTTCACCATAGCGCGCGCAGCTGCTAAAACCTTTTCAGCATGTCCAGATATACTAACTTTACGCCATTCTTCTACTATCTTTCCATTTGAATTGATAAGAAATGTGCTACGTTCAACCCCCATATATTTACGCCCATACATGCTTTTTTCGATCCAAACGTTATAATCTCTAAGAGTGGCTTTTTCTTCATCCGAAACAAGAATGATATCAAGTTTGTGTTTTGTTTTAAATTTATCGTGTTTCTCAACATTATC
This window contains:
- a CDS encoding N-acetylmuramoyl-L-alanine amidase, with amino-acid sequence MIFSLKFCIKKLKAAFEDVVRYFLCCLFFFMICQTHIQAAEALKLISLRAIGDNMYTRIIVIFDVEPNFHLQILDTPARLIINLPLTDFSLQKLPLNKKNILSGIVSDVRYGFSDIQSSRIILTSDVVFSVEKTTVQKLDNGSWQMLIDIALSTQQKFNEILKKQQLVNNTIKTQQPNLKYPFRVTLDPGHGGIDSGAQGITGILEKDITLAFALALRDELEKNTDIDVMLTRDSDVFLRLNERIKKAQKFGADLFISIHADTINTPSLRGATVYTISDKASDAMAKTLAESENKVDLLDGLPAEELPEVADILIDLTQRETHTFSVNFADRVILNLSNSNIHLINNPHRYADFQVLKAPDVPSVLIEIGYLSNKEDEELLSDPQWRKKMAASIAHAILQFSQYQQKIMQAL
- the prfB gene encoding peptide chain release factor 2 (programmed frameshift), with protein sequence MRAEIETLVDEIQQALQLLRRHLDWDQSLKRLEYLNQKAEDPSLWDNAQQAQDMMRERQSLEDSINSIELFTQKLEESIELIAMGEEERDVDVIADAENTIRELKNEIDKRQIDILLSGEADSNDTYLEIHAGAGGTESQDWAAMLLRMYIRWVEQHKMKVEVLEINDGEEAGIKSATILIKGHNAYGMIKTESGVHRLVRISPYDSNARRHTSFASVWVYPVVDDNIKVDVSESDVRIDTYRASGAGGQHVNTTDSAVRITHIKTGIVVQCQTERSQHKNRATAWSMLRARLYEEELKKREEETNAVEASKTEIGWGHQIRSYVLQPYQLVKDLRTGIENTDPQSVLNGDLDRFIEAALAQRVYGKEQMIEDINL
- a CDS encoding peroxiredoxin, producing MTQPTKGDIAPDFKLPRDGGSQLCLSDLRGTSVVLYFYPKDDTSGCTREAIDFTGLKEEFDKIGVVIVGISPDNVEKHDKFKTKHKLDIILVSDEEKATLRDYNVWIEKSMYGRKYMGVERSTFLINSNGKIVEEWRKVSISGHAEKVLAAARAMVK
- a CDS encoding penicillin-binding protein 1A, with amino-acid sequence MMIFFRYFFRSLITVGFCGSVLLLIITTSQANGLPDYKVLSLYEPPVMTRIHATDGNLMAEFATKNRLYLPIRSIPNLLKEAFISAEDKNFYNHFGLDPEGLSRALISNIIHMGSGRRPEGASTITQQVAKNFLLNSDPTFERKLKEAILAMRIERTYSKDHILELYLNEIYLGRGTYGVASASLNYFNKSVDELTLEECAYLAALPKAPANYDPFRHTQRAIERRNWVIDRMIVNRYITLEQGEQAKEKPLGVVLRGRDSYVFAADYFTEEVRRDLMNRYGAKALYEGGLSVRTTLNPHLQLIARRALQNGLIKFDHAQGWRGAYKHIDNQKEKDWGIALADISKLSDVPEWDLAVVLSAKDDKIEIGLQPQREASGLLSKKREIYELSTEHSKWALKVIDKNGHFETVKNLSDVLHIGDVIFVEKLSDADNIYSLQQIPKVEGAIVAMDPHTGRVLAMVGGFSFAISEFNRATQAYRQPGSAFKPFVYAAALDIGYTPASVILDAPVEIRQSDGTVWQPRNYGDTFAGPSTLRYGIEYSRNLMTVRLANDMGMKLVSEYAERFGVASKLPPYLPMALGAGETTVLKMVTAYSVIANGGRSLQPSLIDRIQDRYGRTIYRHDNRLCENCNVQSWDYQSEPKLIDERDQVLDPMTAYQITSMMEGAVKRGTAASLGYLNRHIAGKTGTTNDSKDTWFIGFTPDLVVGVFLGYDQPASLGNRGTGSALVVPIFGEFMQNALEDKPDVPFKVPDDMILMAINRKTGMLAVKGDTDVIIEAFKPGTGPADIYQVIGGTNSFQEGVPTVTTSPQVNKALESGTGGLY